A genomic window from Salvelinus namaycush isolate Seneca chromosome 5, SaNama_1.0, whole genome shotgun sequence includes:
- the LOC120048692 gene encoding forkhead box protein J2-like — translation MSSNLDSSLTSIDWLPQLGISSLRSGRERGGEEGERKKERGRERSDLPPPIPAPFPSSGSKAKPPHSYATLIAMAIGAAPGRKLSLNDIYMWISDMFPYYSRSGRGWKNSIRHNLSLNKCFRKVPRPQSDPGKGSYWMMDGPSEPNPLRGTKRPYPAEEEEGSIQVPNVSVMQAEKQHSPQTDHYRPLASPQTDHYTPLASPQTDHYRPLASPQTDHYRPLASPQTDHYRPLASPQTDHYRPLASPQEPSQQLSPPPCKVE, via the exons atgtctTCTAACTTGGACTCCAGTCTAACCAGCATAGACTGGCTCCCCCAGCTGGGAATCAGCTCACTGCgatcaggaagagagagaggaggagaagagggggagagaaagaaagagagagggagggagagaagtgaTCTTCCTCCCCCCATCCCTGCCCCCTTTCCTTCCTCTGGATCCAAAGCCAAGCCCCCTCACAGCTATGCCACCCTCATCGCCATGGCGATAGGCGCAGCCCCCGGCAGGAAGTTGAGTTTGAATGACATCTACATGTGGATCAGTGACATGTTCCCCTACTACAGCAGATCTGGCAGGGGATGGAAG AACTCCATCCGCCATAACCTGTCCCTCAATAAATGCTTCCGGAAGGTTCCTCGACCCCAAAGTGACCCTGGGAAG GGTTCCTATTGGATGATGGACGGCCCCTCAGAGCCCAATCCGCTGAGAGGAACCAAGCGTCCGTATCCagctgaagaggaggaggggtccATCCAGGTCCCCAATGTCTCAGTGATGCAGGCAGAGAAACAGCATTCACCCCAGACAGACCATTATAGGCCTTTAGCATCTCCACAGACAGACCATTATACGCCTTTAGCATCTCCACAGACAGACCATTATAGGCCTTTAGCATCTCCACAGACAGACCATTATAGGCCATTAGCATCTCCACAGACAGACCATTATAGGCCTTTAGCATCTCCACAGACAGACCATTATAGGCCTTTAGCATCTCCACAGGAACCCAGTCAACAACTATCCCCCCCACCATGCAAGGTAGAGTAA
- the LOC120048691 gene encoding epsin-1-like isoform X2, translated as MLRMVVSLDQIINTTPILLPLELLATAFNVISSVCTIGYFSFLARFSVEPDSQTVAMSTSSLRRQVKNIVHNFSEAEIKVREATSNDPWGPSSSLMSEIADLTYNVVAFSEIMSMVWKRLNDHGKNWRHVYKAMTLMEYLIKTGSERVAQQCRENIYAVQTLKDFQFIDRDGKDQGVNVREKAKQLVTLLKDEERLREERIHALKTKEKMAQTTSASSAPSAPGLGGGALSQGSHSGGADPEQAWPQSSGEEDLQLQLALAMSKEEAEQEERLRRGDDLRLQMAIEESRMEKAKPEESALMELSAVDPWGAPAAASGSSAGPSPPPTVPLPAPSASGPWGLAPADPWGASSPASPPSVDPWASGGTAPPTIAPPPDPWGETASSRVNSVDPWGPSAVTPPSVDPWGPSVPLSTTSSFGGPIDPWAGDGVDPIITSDPWSDSAKHTNGTGHPELRGQLTGDSAGSPVPFDLTSLCSSLPVRKTPESFLGPNASLVDLDSLVSSKPKPKQPPPPSISSSSTHNPFLQTTASSSAPGMAVTPGSTVSSRGVSPTPPPTSNPFGAAAPMSSISPQPSTLGLSGLRTSPVPPNPMAYPGMGMGPMGMGAPGLGMGMMQSPMGMSPYGGLSPMGPPGPSHFMGSGGALPPQLNFGGPTGAAGVMGAGGAVGGAGVTGASTNPFLL; from the exons ATTTTCCGTGGAACCCGACAGCCAGACGGTTGCCATGTCGACCTCATCGCTACGGCGACAAGTAAAGAACATTGTCCACAACTTCTCAGAGGCCGAGATCAAG GTGCGTGAAGCGACGTCCAATGACCCATGGGGCCCCAGCAGCTCTCTGATGTCAGAGATAGCAGACCTGACCTACAACGTAGTGGCCTTCTCTGAGATCATGAGCATGGTGTGGAAACGACTCAACGACCACGGCAAGAACTGGAGACACGTCTACAAG GCTATGACTCTCATGGAGTACCTCATAAAGACGGGTTCAGAGCGCGTGGCTCAGCAGTGCAGAGAGAACATCTACGCTGTCCAGACTCTCAAGGACTTCCAGTTCATCGACAGAGACGGCAAGGACCAG GGGGTGAATGTACGGGAGAAGGCCAAACAGCTGGTAACACTGCTGAAGGATGAGGAGAGACTACGAGAGGAGAGGATCCATGCACTCAAGACCAAAGAGAAGATGGCACAGACCACCAGTG CCTCTTCGGCCCCCTCAGCTCCAGGTCTGGGGGGTGGAGCGCTGTCTCAGGGCTCTCACTCTGGAGGGGCGGACCCAGAGCAGGCGTGGCCACAGAGCTCCGGTGAGGAGGACCTGCAGCTGCAGCTGGCCCTGGCCATGAGCAAGGAGGAGGCTGAACAG GAGGAGAGGCTGCGCAGGGGGGACGACCTGAGACTGCAGATGGCCATCGAGGAGAGCAGGATGGAGAAGGCCAAGCCAGAGGAG AGTGCGTTAATGGAGCTGAGTGCTGTGGACCCCTGGGGGGCTCCTGCTGCTGCCTCTGGTAGCTCTGCCGGCCCCTCaccccctcccacagtccccctcCCAGCCCCCTCTGCCTCTGGCCCCTGGGGCCTGGCCCCTGCAGACCCTTGGGGTGCCTCGTCGCCCGCCTCACCCCCCAGCGTAGACCCATGGGCTAGTGGAGGGACGGCCCCCCCAACGATAGCCCCCCCGCCAGACCCCTGGGGAGAGACAGCCTCCTCAAGAGTCAACTCCGTTGACCCCTGGGGACCCTCAG CTGTGACCCCCCCCAGTGTCGACCCCTGGGGCCCCTCTGTGCCcctctccaccacctcctctttTGGGGGGCCAATAGACCCCTGGGCTGGGGACGGGGTTGATCCCATCATCACCTCTGACCCTTGGAGCGACTCCGCCAAACACACTAATGGCACAg gTCACCCAGAACTGCGAGGTCAGTTAACGGGCGACAGTGCGGGTTCTCCAGTGCCCTTTGACCTCACATCTCTGTGCTCTTCACTTCCTGTCCGTAAGACCCCCGAGTCGTTCCTGGGGCCCAACGCATCGCTGGTGGACCTGGACTCACTGGTGTCTTCTAAACCCAAACCTAaacaacctcctcctccatcaatctcctcctcctcaacaCACAACCCCTTCCTCCAGACCACAG cctcGTCTTCAGCCCCTGGCATGGCAGTCACCCCGGGCAGCACAGTCTCCAGCAGGGGGGTTTCCCCGACGCCACCCCCCACCTCCAACCCGTTTGGCGCGGCCGCCCCCATGTCCTCCATCTCCCCACAGCCCTCCACACTGGGCCTCAGCGGCCTCCGCACCAGCCCTGTACCACCCAACCCCATGGCATACCCTGGCATGGGCATGGGGCCTATGGGTATGGGAGCACCAGGCCTGGGGATGGGCATGATGCAGAGCCCCATGGGAATGTCTCCCTACGGCGGGCTCTCGCCCATGGGTCCTCCTGGGCCCTCTCACTTCATGGGGTCCGGAGGGGCCCTGCCCCCACAGCTGAATTTTGGGGGGCCTACGGGGGCAGCTGGAGTGATGGGAGCCGGGGGAGCAGTGGGAGGGGCCGGAGTGACGGGCGCCAGCACCAATCCCTTTCTTCTTTGA
- the LOC120047716 gene encoding isochorismatase domain-containing protein 2-like → MAGIGRLSTKGSVLLLCDMQEKFRPNIFQFTNIVSNAARLLQAARVLGIPPIVTEQYPKGLGPTVPELGAGDLTAHAKTKFTMMIEPVEKELKALRDPKIAILCGIETQACIACTTFDLLEKGMEVHIVADAVSSRSQTDRLFALSRLRQSGAFLTTTEAVLLQLVQDTKHPNFREIQKLLVQPSPDTALLAFFSSL, encoded by the exons A TGGCAGGGATTGGCAGACTGTCAACAAAGGGCTCAGTACTCTTACTGTGTGACATGCAGGAGAAGTTCAGACCCAACATCTTCCAGTTCACCAACATCGTCAGCAACGCAGCCAGACtgctacag GCAGCCCGTGTTCTGGGCATCCCCCCCATAGTGACAGAGCAGTACCCTAAAGGCCTGGGTCCCACGGTGCCTGAGCTGGGGGCTGGGGACCTGACAGCCCACGCCAAGACCAAGTTCACCATGATGATAGAGCCAGTGGAGAAGGAGCTCAAAGCCCTAAGAGACCCCAAGATAGCCATCCTCTGTGGGATAGAGACACAGGCCTGCATCGCA TGCACGACCTTTGACCTGCTGGAGAAGGGTATGGAGGTCCATATCGTGGCTGATGCTGTCTCGTCCAGAAG TCAGACAGACCGGTTGTTTGCCCTGTCCCGGTTAAGGCAGAGTGGAGCCTTCCTGACCACCACAGAGGCCGTCCTACTACAGCTAGTGCAAGATACCAAACACCCCAACTTTAGAGAG ATCCAGAAGCTATTGGTCCAGCCGTCCCCTGACACAGCCTTGCTAGCCTTCTTCAGCTCTCTGTAG
- the LOC120048691 gene encoding epsin-1-like isoform X3, with protein sequence MSTSSLRRQVKNIVHNFSEAEIKVREATSNDPWGPSSSLMSEIADLTYNVVAFSEIMSMVWKRLNDHGKNWRHVYKAMTLMEYLIKTGSERVAQQCRENIYAVQTLKDFQFIDRDGKDQGVNVREKAKQLVTLLKDEERLREERIHALKTKEKMAQTTSASSAPSAPGLGGGALSQGSHSGGADPEQAWPQSSGEEDLQLQLALAMSKEEAEQTTVAPLEDAELRYALTLSKEVQEQEERLRRGDDLRLQMAIEESRMEKAKPEESALMELSAVDPWGAPAAASGSSAGPSPPPTVPLPAPSASGPWGLAPADPWGASSPASPPSVDPWASGGTAPPTIAPPPDPWGETASSRVNSVDPWGPSAVTPPSVDPWGPSVPLSTTSSFGGPIDPWAGDGVDPIITSDPWSDSAKHTNGTGHPELRGQLTGDSAGSPVPFDLTSLCSSLPVRKTPESFLGPNASLVDLDSLVSSKPKPKQPPPPSISSSSTHNPFLQTTASSSAPGMAVTPGSTVSSRGVSPTPPPTSNPFGAAAPMSSISPQPSTLGLSGLRTSPVPPNPMAYPGMGMGPMGMGAPGLGMGMMQSPMGMSPYGGLSPMGPPGPSHFMGSGGALPPQLNFGGPTGAAGVMGAGGAVGGAGVTGASTNPFLL encoded by the exons ATGTCGACCTCATCGCTACGGCGACAAGTAAAGAACATTGTCCACAACTTCTCAGAGGCCGAGATCAAG GTGCGTGAAGCGACGTCCAATGACCCATGGGGCCCCAGCAGCTCTCTGATGTCAGAGATAGCAGACCTGACCTACAACGTAGTGGCCTTCTCTGAGATCATGAGCATGGTGTGGAAACGACTCAACGACCACGGCAAGAACTGGAGACACGTCTACAAG GCTATGACTCTCATGGAGTACCTCATAAAGACGGGTTCAGAGCGCGTGGCTCAGCAGTGCAGAGAGAACATCTACGCTGTCCAGACTCTCAAGGACTTCCAGTTCATCGACAGAGACGGCAAGGACCAG GGGGTGAATGTACGGGAGAAGGCCAAACAGCTGGTAACACTGCTGAAGGATGAGGAGAGACTACGAGAGGAGAGGATCCATGCACTCAAGACCAAAGAGAAGATGGCACAGACCACCAGTG CCTCTTCGGCCCCCTCAGCTCCAGGTCTGGGGGGTGGAGCGCTGTCTCAGGGCTCTCACTCTGGAGGGGCGGACCCAGAGCAGGCGTGGCCACAGAGCTCCGGTGAGGAGGACCTGCAGCTGCAGCTGGCCCTGGCCATGAGCAAGGAGGAGGCTGAACAG ACTACTGTGGCCCCTCTGGAGGACGCAGAGCTCCGCTATGCACTCACACTCAGCAAGGAAGTACAAGAACAG GAGGAGAGGCTGCGCAGGGGGGACGACCTGAGACTGCAGATGGCCATCGAGGAGAGCAGGATGGAGAAGGCCAAGCCAGAGGAG AGTGCGTTAATGGAGCTGAGTGCTGTGGACCCCTGGGGGGCTCCTGCTGCTGCCTCTGGTAGCTCTGCCGGCCCCTCaccccctcccacagtccccctcCCAGCCCCCTCTGCCTCTGGCCCCTGGGGCCTGGCCCCTGCAGACCCTTGGGGTGCCTCGTCGCCCGCCTCACCCCCCAGCGTAGACCCATGGGCTAGTGGAGGGACGGCCCCCCCAACGATAGCCCCCCCGCCAGACCCCTGGGGAGAGACAGCCTCCTCAAGAGTCAACTCCGTTGACCCCTGGGGACCCTCAG CTGTGACCCCCCCCAGTGTCGACCCCTGGGGCCCCTCTGTGCCcctctccaccacctcctctttTGGGGGGCCAATAGACCCCTGGGCTGGGGACGGGGTTGATCCCATCATCACCTCTGACCCTTGGAGCGACTCCGCCAAACACACTAATGGCACAg gTCACCCAGAACTGCGAGGTCAGTTAACGGGCGACAGTGCGGGTTCTCCAGTGCCCTTTGACCTCACATCTCTGTGCTCTTCACTTCCTGTCCGTAAGACCCCCGAGTCGTTCCTGGGGCCCAACGCATCGCTGGTGGACCTGGACTCACTGGTGTCTTCTAAACCCAAACCTAaacaacctcctcctccatcaatctcctcctcctcaacaCACAACCCCTTCCTCCAGACCACAG cctcGTCTTCAGCCCCTGGCATGGCAGTCACCCCGGGCAGCACAGTCTCCAGCAGGGGGGTTTCCCCGACGCCACCCCCCACCTCCAACCCGTTTGGCGCGGCCGCCCCCATGTCCTCCATCTCCCCACAGCCCTCCACACTGGGCCTCAGCGGCCTCCGCACCAGCCCTGTACCACCCAACCCCATGGCATACCCTGGCATGGGCATGGGGCCTATGGGTATGGGAGCACCAGGCCTGGGGATGGGCATGATGCAGAGCCCCATGGGAATGTCTCCCTACGGCGGGCTCTCGCCCATGGGTCCTCCTGGGCCCTCTCACTTCATGGGGTCCGGAGGGGCCCTGCCCCCACAGCTGAATTTTGGGGGGCCTACGGGGGCAGCTGGAGTGATGGGAGCCGGGGGAGCAGTGGGAGGGGCCGGAGTGACGGGCGCCAGCACCAATCCCTTTCTTCTTTGA
- the LOC120048691 gene encoding epsin-1-like isoform X1, which yields MLRMVVSLDQIINTTPILLPLELLATAFNVISSVCTIGYFSFLARFSVEPDSQTVAMSTSSLRRQVKNIVHNFSEAEIKVREATSNDPWGPSSSLMSEIADLTYNVVAFSEIMSMVWKRLNDHGKNWRHVYKAMTLMEYLIKTGSERVAQQCRENIYAVQTLKDFQFIDRDGKDQGVNVREKAKQLVTLLKDEERLREERIHALKTKEKMAQTTSASSAPSAPGLGGGALSQGSHSGGADPEQAWPQSSGEEDLQLQLALAMSKEEAEQTTVAPLEDAELRYALTLSKEVQEQEERLRRGDDLRLQMAIEESRMEKAKPEESALMELSAVDPWGAPAAASGSSAGPSPPPTVPLPAPSASGPWGLAPADPWGASSPASPPSVDPWASGGTAPPTIAPPPDPWGETASSRVNSVDPWGPSAVTPPSVDPWGPSVPLSTTSSFGGPIDPWAGDGVDPIITSDPWSDSAKHTNGTGHPELRGQLTGDSAGSPVPFDLTSLCSSLPVRKTPESFLGPNASLVDLDSLVSSKPKPKQPPPPSISSSSTHNPFLQTTASSSAPGMAVTPGSTVSSRGVSPTPPPTSNPFGAAAPMSSISPQPSTLGLSGLRTSPVPPNPMAYPGMGMGPMGMGAPGLGMGMMQSPMGMSPYGGLSPMGPPGPSHFMGSGGALPPQLNFGGPTGAAGVMGAGGAVGGAGVTGASTNPFLL from the exons ATTTTCCGTGGAACCCGACAGCCAGACGGTTGCCATGTCGACCTCATCGCTACGGCGACAAGTAAAGAACATTGTCCACAACTTCTCAGAGGCCGAGATCAAG GTGCGTGAAGCGACGTCCAATGACCCATGGGGCCCCAGCAGCTCTCTGATGTCAGAGATAGCAGACCTGACCTACAACGTAGTGGCCTTCTCTGAGATCATGAGCATGGTGTGGAAACGACTCAACGACCACGGCAAGAACTGGAGACACGTCTACAAG GCTATGACTCTCATGGAGTACCTCATAAAGACGGGTTCAGAGCGCGTGGCTCAGCAGTGCAGAGAGAACATCTACGCTGTCCAGACTCTCAAGGACTTCCAGTTCATCGACAGAGACGGCAAGGACCAG GGGGTGAATGTACGGGAGAAGGCCAAACAGCTGGTAACACTGCTGAAGGATGAGGAGAGACTACGAGAGGAGAGGATCCATGCACTCAAGACCAAAGAGAAGATGGCACAGACCACCAGTG CCTCTTCGGCCCCCTCAGCTCCAGGTCTGGGGGGTGGAGCGCTGTCTCAGGGCTCTCACTCTGGAGGGGCGGACCCAGAGCAGGCGTGGCCACAGAGCTCCGGTGAGGAGGACCTGCAGCTGCAGCTGGCCCTGGCCATGAGCAAGGAGGAGGCTGAACAG ACTACTGTGGCCCCTCTGGAGGACGCAGAGCTCCGCTATGCACTCACACTCAGCAAGGAAGTACAAGAACAG GAGGAGAGGCTGCGCAGGGGGGACGACCTGAGACTGCAGATGGCCATCGAGGAGAGCAGGATGGAGAAGGCCAAGCCAGAGGAG AGTGCGTTAATGGAGCTGAGTGCTGTGGACCCCTGGGGGGCTCCTGCTGCTGCCTCTGGTAGCTCTGCCGGCCCCTCaccccctcccacagtccccctcCCAGCCCCCTCTGCCTCTGGCCCCTGGGGCCTGGCCCCTGCAGACCCTTGGGGTGCCTCGTCGCCCGCCTCACCCCCCAGCGTAGACCCATGGGCTAGTGGAGGGACGGCCCCCCCAACGATAGCCCCCCCGCCAGACCCCTGGGGAGAGACAGCCTCCTCAAGAGTCAACTCCGTTGACCCCTGGGGACCCTCAG CTGTGACCCCCCCCAGTGTCGACCCCTGGGGCCCCTCTGTGCCcctctccaccacctcctctttTGGGGGGCCAATAGACCCCTGGGCTGGGGACGGGGTTGATCCCATCATCACCTCTGACCCTTGGAGCGACTCCGCCAAACACACTAATGGCACAg gTCACCCAGAACTGCGAGGTCAGTTAACGGGCGACAGTGCGGGTTCTCCAGTGCCCTTTGACCTCACATCTCTGTGCTCTTCACTTCCTGTCCGTAAGACCCCCGAGTCGTTCCTGGGGCCCAACGCATCGCTGGTGGACCTGGACTCACTGGTGTCTTCTAAACCCAAACCTAaacaacctcctcctccatcaatctcctcctcctcaacaCACAACCCCTTCCTCCAGACCACAG cctcGTCTTCAGCCCCTGGCATGGCAGTCACCCCGGGCAGCACAGTCTCCAGCAGGGGGGTTTCCCCGACGCCACCCCCCACCTCCAACCCGTTTGGCGCGGCCGCCCCCATGTCCTCCATCTCCCCACAGCCCTCCACACTGGGCCTCAGCGGCCTCCGCACCAGCCCTGTACCACCCAACCCCATGGCATACCCTGGCATGGGCATGGGGCCTATGGGTATGGGAGCACCAGGCCTGGGGATGGGCATGATGCAGAGCCCCATGGGAATGTCTCCCTACGGCGGGCTCTCGCCCATGGGTCCTCCTGGGCCCTCTCACTTCATGGGGTCCGGAGGGGCCCTGCCCCCACAGCTGAATTTTGGGGGGCCTACGGGGGCAGCTGGAGTGATGGGAGCCGGGGGAGCAGTGGGAGGGGCCGGAGTGACGGGCGCCAGCACCAATCCCTTTCTTCTTTGA
- the LOC120047714 gene encoding germ cell-specific gene 1-like protein, protein MRNCGQNNSEPYTTESPTQNPYNRTLSPQRRDELAKIRQRQLDNAVHYIWETGEDKYTFRYFHTGFWESCEKHVDGEKCRSFIELTPGETQGVLWLSVISEFTYIGLLGMGFLLMWLELLCSHKEIHALKINAYAAICTVLSGLMGMVAHMMYTTVFQMTVIVGPKDWRPQTWDYGWSFALAWISFSCCMGAAVFTLNSYTKTIIELRHKQRLRLEEARAASHAPPYDEVVPGSGLYSVSGLLQCPDGMIDVAWAPDGTVMGVGNGDVPTLVLLGGCGPEGCEDCEREMDEMEEAMERERADSPC, encoded by the exons ATGAGGAACTGTGGGCAGAACAACAGTGAACCCTACACCACAG AGAGCCCAACTCAGAACCCATACAACAGAACCCTGTCCCCCCAGAGGAGAGATGAACTGGCTAAGATCCGCCAGAGACAGCTGGACAATGCTGTCCACTACATCtgggagacaggagaggacaaGTACACCTTCAGATACTTCCACACTGGCTTCTGGGAGAGCTGTGAGAAACACGTTGATG GTGAGAAGTGTCGCAGCTTTATTGAGCTGACTCCTGGTGAAACACaag gtgTGTTATGGCTATCGGTGATATCTGAGTTCACTTACATCGGTCTATTGGGAATGGGCTTTCTGTTGATGTGGCTGGAGTTGTTGTGTTCCCATAAGGAGATACACGCTCTCAAAATCAACGCCTATGCTGCCATCTGCACCGTACTGTCAG gTCTGATGGGGATGGTGGCCCACATGATGTACACCACAGTGTTCCAGATGACTGTCATCGTTGGCCCTAAAGACTGGAGGCCTCAGACCTGGGACTACGGCTGGTCATTCGC CCTGGCGTGGATCTCCTTCAGCTGTTGTATGGGAGCTGCAGTCTTCACCCTCAACTCTTACACCAAGACCATCATCGAGCTGCGCCACAAACAGAGGCTCCGATTGGAGGAGGCCCGCGCCGCCAGCCACGCCCCTCCCTACGATGAGGTGGTCCCCGGGAGCGGGCTCTACTCTGTCAGCGGCCTATTGCAGTGCCCAGACGGGATGATTGACGTGGCGTGGGCGCCTGACGGGACCGTGATGGGGGTGGGGAACGGGGATGTACCAACTCTAGTGTTGCTAGGAGGGTGTGGGCCAGAGGGCTGTGaggactgtgagagagagatggatgagatgGAGGAGGCCATGGAGAGGGAAAGAGCTGATTCGCCCTGTTAA
- the LOC120047715 gene encoding ubiquitin-like protein ATG12 translates to MSDNAESPTETQKDEPPTPQQPTEDSGTADEKKKIDVLLKAVGDTPIMKTKKWSVEKGRTVQSLSQFISRFLKMEANEQLFIYVNQSFSPSPDQEVGVLFECFGSDGKLVLHYCKSQAWG, encoded by the exons ATGTCTGACAACGCAGAGTCCCCTACAGAAACGCAAAAAGATGAGCCTCCAACCCCACAACAGCCTACGGAAGACTCGGGGACGGCAGACGAGAAGAAAAAAA TTGATGTGTTGTTGAAGGCAGTAGGAGACACCCCCATCATGAAGACAAAGAAATGGTCAGTAGAGAAAGGGAGGACAGTGCAATCACTCTCTCAGTTCATCTCTCGGTTCCTCAAGATGGAGGCCAATGAACAGCTG TTCATTTACGTCAACCAGTCATTCTCTCCCTCGCCTGATCAGGAAGTAGGAGTCCTGTTTGAA TGTTTTGGCAGCGATGGGAAGCTTGTTCTACATTATTGTAAATCTCAAGCCTGGGGATAA